In a single window of the Bactrocera dorsalis isolate Fly_Bdor chromosome 2, ASM2337382v1, whole genome shotgun sequence genome:
- the LOC125776208 gene encoding probable cytochrome P450 12e1, mitochondrial yields MLSRLLNKYNAVVRRSLKLTAFRGFAVSIEPTQENERASAPNNWENARPYSELPGPSKYEIIRGFLPGGVFHKKTFIKGITSLTQKYGDVYRFPAMFGKPESVMNLNPNDYPIIFRNEGIWPERRTFESLVYHRRVHRAEFFQGVDGLLTTPGEEWGKIRTAVNPVLMQPKNARLYLNTLLEVNEEFLERIRHIRDPLTLEVPDDFIDDINRLTLEGVVSIALNTRLGMIHKNRDSAESKTLLKEIRNFFVLSEEVEVKPSIWKIIKTPKFHQLMKTLDTLVVLCNKYIDESLKQIDLDSEGKFTSEVGKEKSVLEKLLKIDRKIAVVMALDMMMAGVDTTSSTLTGILFCIAKNPDKQQKLFEELKSILPNKDSRLTIENMYNLPYLRACIKEGMRCHPIIVGTMRRLPNDVVLSGYRIPAGTDVSVSSNLLLRNEKFVEESNKYIPERWLRNDPEGNKYQLNNPFLFLSFGFGPRSCVGKRIVDLELEVTLARLVRNFMIEFNYSTDNAFIQKLVFIPGIPLKFRFQERKE; encoded by the exons ATGCTGTCaagattgctaaataaatacaatgcagTAGTCAGGCGTTCATTAAAATTAACGGCGTTTAGAGGATTTGCAGTGTCTATAGAGCCAACGCAG GAAAACGAAAGAGCATCTGCTCCGAACAATTGGGAAAATGCGCGTCCATATTCGGAGTTACCAGGCCCaagcaaatatgaaattattcGTGGATTTTTGCCAGGAG GAGTGTTccataaaaaaacttttattaaaggCATTACAAGTCTGACACAAAAATATGGCGATGTCTATCGTTTTCCCGCCATGTTCGGCAAACCTGAATCAGTTATGAATCTGAATCCAAATGATTATCCTATAATATTTCGAAATGAGGGTATCTGGCCAGAACGACGTACTTTCGAATCCTTAGTTTATCATCGTAGAGTGCACAGAGCGGAGTTCTTTCAAGGCGTGGATGGACTTTTGACCAc ACCTGGCGAAGAATGGGGAAAAATACGTACCGCCGTTAATCCGGTTCTAATGCAACCTAAAAATGCCAGACTCTATTTAAACACGTTACTGGAAGTCAACGAAGAATTTCTCGAAAG AATACGGCACATACGCGATCCATTGACACTCGAAGTGCCCGACGACTTTATTGATGATATTAATCGTCTCACCTTAGAGGGCGTCGTGAGCATTGCCCTCAATACCCGTTTAGGCATGATACATAAAAATCGTGATAGTGCGGAAAGTAAAACACTTTTGAAAGAAATACGCAATTTTTTCGTATTATCGGAAGAGGTAGAAGTCAAACCATCCATTTGGAAGATTATCAAAACACCGAAGTTCCATCAACTGATGAAAACATTGGATACGCTTGTAGTTCTGTGCAACAAATATATCGATGAGTCATTAAAACAAATTGATTTGGATAGTGAGGGTAAATTCACCTCAGAGGTGGGTAAGGAAAAGAGTGTTTTAGAGAAACTATTGAAAATTGATCGCAAAATCGCTGTGGTTATGGCTTTAGATATGATGATGGCCGGCGTCGACACA ACAAGTTCCACCTTAACGGGCATATTATTTTGCATCGCCAAAAATCCGGACAAACAACAGAAACTATTCGAGGAACTCAAAAGCATTCTACCAAATAAGGACTCTCGCTTAACTATAGAGAATATGTACAATCTTCCCTATCTGCGTGCATGCATTAAGGAAGGTATGCGCTGTCATCCCATTATTGTTGGTACCATGCGTCGCCTGCCGAACGATGTTGTGCTGAGTGGATATCGCATACCGGCCGGTACTGATGTTTCAGTTAGCTCCAATTTGCTGTTGCGTAATGAGAAGTTTGTGGAAgagtcaaataaatatataccagAGCGTTGGCTGCGTAATGACCCAGAGGGTAACAAATATCAACTCAATAACCCTTTTCTATTTCTTTCCTTCGGCTTCGGTCCACGTAGTTGTGTGGGCAAACGAATTGTAGACCTGGAATTGGAGGTGACTTTGGCACGTTTGGTGCGCAATTTCATGATAGAGTTCAATTATTCTACGGATAACGCTTTCATACAGAAGCTCGTTTTCATACCTGGTATACCACTGAAGTTCAGATTCCAAGAAAGAAAGGAGTGA
- the LOC105231113 gene encoding probable cytochrome P450 12e1, mitochondrial, whose product MLSRHLIKYDAIVGYTLRSTALRGYATAVEQTQINETASATNEWQNARPYSEMPGPSKFEMIRGFLPGGAFYKKTFIEGMTDMAKKYGNVYRFPAMFGRPEMVLDLNPKDYQIIFRNEGIWPERRSFEAFIYHRKVHREDYFRGVRGLLTTTGEEWAKMRTAVNPVLMQPKNAKLYLNTLLEVNDEFLERIRHIRDPLTLEVPDDFLDDINRLTLEGVVGIALNTRLGMIHKNRDNPDSKIFLKEIRNFFDLTEEVEIKPSIWKIIKTPKFRQLMKNLDTLTALCNKYIDEALKRIDLDSEGKFTSEEYKEKSVLEKLLKIDRKIAVVMALDMMMAGVDTTSSTLTGILFCIAKNPDKQQKLFEELKSILPNKDSRLTIENMNNLPYLRACIKEGMRYHPIIAGTMRRLPNDVVLSGYRIPAGIDVSVSSNLLLRNEKFVEEPNKYIPERWLRNNTEGKKYQLNNPFLFLPFGFGPRSCVGKRIVDLELEVTLARLVRNFAIEFNYSTDNAFVPKMVFIPAIPLKFRFEERKE is encoded by the exons ATGTTATCGCGTCATCTAATCAAATACGATGCAATTGTCGGGTATACGTTGAGGTCAACGGCTTTAAGGGGGTATGCAACAGCCGTGGAACAGACGCAG ATAAATGAAACAGCGTCTGCTACGAACGAATGGCAAAATGCACGTCCATATTCAGAGATGCCGGGACCAAGCAAGTTTGAAATGATTCGTGGATTTTTACCAGGAG GCGCGTTttataagaaaacatttattgaagGAATGACCGATATGGCAAAAAAATATGGCAATGTCTATCGATTTCCCGCCATGTTTGGCAGACCAGAAATGGTTTTGGATCTTAATCCAAAGGATTATCAAATAATATTCCGAAATGAGGGCATTTGGCCAGAACGGCGTTCTTTCGAGGCCTTCATTTATCACCGTAAGGTGCACAGAGAGGATTATTTTCGAGGCGTGCGGGGATTACTGACAAC AACTGGCGAAGAATGGGCAAAAATGCGTACAGCCGTTAATCCGGTTCTAATGCAACCTAAAAATGCTAAACTCTACTTAAACACTTTATTGGAAGTCAATGATGAATTTCTCGAAag AATACGTCACATACGCGATCCTTTGACACTTGAAGTCCCCGATGACTTTCTTGATGATATTAATCGTCTCACTTTAGAAGGTGTGGTGGGCATTGCACTAAATACCCGTTTAGGAATGATACATAAAAATCGGGATAATCCagatagtaaaatatttttgaaagaaatacgcaattttttcgatttaaccGAAGAGGTGGAAATCAAGCCATCCATttggaaaataatcaaaacaccGAAGTTCCGTCAACTGATGAAAAATTTGGATACGCTTACAGCGTTGTGCAATAAATATATCGATGAGGCACTGAAACGAATAGATTTAGATAGTGAGGGTAAATTCACCTCAGAGGAATATAAGGAAAAGAGTGTTTTAGAGAAACTATTGAAAATTGATCGCAAAATCGCTGTGGTTATGGCTTTAGATATGATGATGGCCGGCGTCGACACA ACAAGCTCCACCTTAACGGGCATTTTATTTTGCATCGCCAAAAATCCGGACAAACAACAGAAACTATTCGAGGAACTCAAAAGCATTCTACCAAATAAGGACTCTCGCTTAACTATAGAGAATATGAATAATCTTCCCTATCTGCGCGCCTGCATTAAAGAGGGCATGCGCTATCATCCCATTATTGCCGGCACTATGCGTCGCCTGCCGAACGATGTTGTGCTGAGTGGATATCGTATACCGGCCGGTATTGATGTTTCGGTTAGCTCCAATTTGCTGTTACGCAATGAAAAATTTGTGGAAGAGCCTAATAAATATATACCGGAGCGTTGGCTGCGTAATAACACAGAGGGTAAAAAATATCAACTCAATAACCCATTTCTCTTTCTTCCCTTCGGCTTCGGTCCACGTAGTTGCGTGGGCAAACGAATCGTAGACCTGGAATTGGAGGTGACTTTGGCACGTTTGGTGCGCAATTTCGCGATTGAATTCAATTATTCTACGGACAATGCTTTCGTACCGAAAATGGTATTCATACCAGCCATACCACTTAAATTCAGATTCGAAGAAAGAAAAGAGTAA